Proteins encoded together in one Atribacteraceae bacterium window:
- the mreC gene encoding rod shape-determining protein MreC: protein MRNKLIVLTVIIVIAIQLVLFTVRGGEPAHVFGALRQVTVPFSRGWRVVERGLQGWKDFFTSKNQLLIENRGLINELGQLQNENSLLVERIRELSMMMEAALIEKKIPFEVIPAQVIARDPYDWLGKIIVDRGIRDGIRSGLTVVTYQGMVGRIEDVYDSYSVVRLILSPKLATGAVIQRTRDIGVVVGDGGGLCSMNYIYRTSEVEVDDLVVTSGLGISTPRGIVIGRVREVKDIDGSLFKEVSIEPASDFSVLEYLFVIRSARGDD, encoded by the coding sequence ATGAGAAATAAACTTATTGTTCTGACGGTGATCATCGTGATTGCCATTCAATTGGTCCTTTTTACCGTCCGCGGTGGTGAACCGGCTCATGTTTTCGGTGCATTACGCCAGGTAACGGTTCCTTTCAGCCGGGGTTGGCGTGTTGTGGAGCGGGGTCTGCAGGGATGGAAGGATTTTTTTACATCGAAAAATCAATTGCTTATCGAAAACCGTGGTTTAATCAATGAATTGGGACAGCTCCAAAACGAAAATTCACTGCTGGTAGAAAGGATTCGGGAATTATCCATGATGATGGAGGCGGCGCTCATTGAAAAAAAGATCCCTTTTGAAGTGATCCCAGCCCAGGTCATCGCTCGCGATCCCTATGACTGGCTGGGAAAAATCATTGTGGATCGAGGTATACGGGATGGAATTCGTAGCGGATTGACTGTAGTGACCTACCAGGGAATGGTTGGACGCATAGAAGATGTCTACGATTCCTACTCTGTTGTTCGTCTGATCCTCAGCCCTAAACTGGCTACTGGAGCCGTTATCCAGCGTACGAGAGATATTGGTGTAGTCGTTGGCGACGGGGGGGGGTTGTGTAGCATGAACTACATCTACCGCACTTCGGAAGTAGAAGTGGATGATCTGGTGGTCACCTCCGGTCTAGGTATCAGCACACCACGGGGAATCGTCATCGGACGGGTCCGGGAGGTGAAAGATATCGATGGAAGCCTCTTTAAAGAGGTATCGATTGAACCCGCCAGTGATTTTTCAGTCCTTGAATACCTCTTTGTCATTCGGAGTGCACGCGGGGATGATTAA
- a CDS encoding FAD:protein FMN transferase yields the protein MQCYLGNDVLGGIAKGYLVDVLQGLPKSRRVFSTLINAGGAVYALERAARVDISHLREVDLIGTVVLSPFDGYPNPFSGVIVASKTTTESGILFTAVLAGGRGAFRLIVESFPKVAILAMTNDRTLIMNPQSAEIFIPFSGSEEKNPGS from the coding sequence ATGCAATGTTATTTAGGAAACGATGTACTAGGTGGTATCGCCAAGGGATATCTGGTTGACGTACTGCAAGGACTCCCCAAGAGCCGCAGGGTCTTCTCGACCTTGATCAATGCCGGAGGAGCCGTGTATGCCCTGGAACGAGCTGCCCGGGTGGACATTTCTCATCTCCGTGAAGTAGATCTGATCGGAACAGTGGTTCTCAGCCCGTTCGACGGTTATCCGAATCCTTTTTCCGGCGTGATCGTGGCGTCCAAAACGACCACGGAGAGCGGCATTTTATTCACGGCTGTTTTGGCTGGAGGCCGTGGCGCATTCCGGCTGATAGTTGAGAGTTTTCCAAAGGTGGCTATTCTCGCTATGACAAATGATAGGACATTGATCATGAATCCGCAGAGTGCGGAAATCTTTATTCCTTTTTCCGGTTCTGAAGAGAAGAATCCGGGATCATGA
- the mrdA gene encoding penicillin-binding protein 2, which produces MWNEQPKIRIEKRIEILLWIFLAAFAFLVIRLWYLSILETALYQQKSEMNRIRITSLPAPRGNIYDRYGKILAQDMPHYAVSYLPENLEMSDIVSRLERVIGRSIDNLPRERPSGEILLIDSITFEEVIRIEEAKQDLPGIMVEVRPSRVYPGDDTLSHIIGYIGSIGKEELREKGHLGYGAEDLIGKSGIELYYEEVLRGEKGYRRIEVDALGKIVRMLDVQPPRFNNSLVLTVDYEFQKFGHELLQGKRGVIVAGKPQTGEILVMATYPAFSPNRLVQGLTHEEWTRLIEDPRQLFHNQSLQSLHPPGSIFKPLLALGALEENLVDGNQRIFCPGYFDYNEFRYHCWRRSGHGALNLVEAIAVSCNIFFFHLGLKIGPVGINRWAANFLLNSGSGIDLPGEKISLFPDARWKRQRFAERWFPGDTLNYSIGQGYLLMTPFSMYRLIAGIATRGTLYQPHLLKQIITNDGTLERVNTPKVVKKLTLKDSTWHLVQEGMRQAVRNGTAQMLGDLPVAIAGKTGTAQNPHGEDHSWFGGFFPADNPEIVLLVFIEHGGDGSGIATRITRSMIEWYLTHRGGRL; this is translated from the coding sequence ATGTGGAATGAACAGCCGAAAATCCGGATCGAAAAGCGTATTGAAATACTTCTCTGGATTTTTCTGGCAGCATTCGCTTTTCTGGTTATCAGACTCTGGTACCTCAGTATTTTGGAAACCGCTCTGTACCAGCAAAAATCGGAAATGAATCGGATCCGGATAACTTCGCTTCCCGCACCGCGGGGCAATATTTACGATCGCTATGGAAAAATCCTTGCCCAGGACATGCCCCATTATGCCGTCTCCTATTTGCCCGAAAATCTCGAAATGTCTGATATAGTTTCCCGGCTGGAGCGGGTTATTGGACGGTCAATTGATAATCTTCCCCGGGAACGCCCCTCGGGGGAGATCTTGCTCATTGACTCCATTACCTTTGAAGAGGTGATCCGGATCGAAGAAGCGAAACAGGATCTTCCGGGTATTATGGTCGAAGTACGACCCAGTCGTGTATACCCAGGTGACGACACTCTTTCTCATATCATCGGCTATATAGGAAGCATCGGTAAGGAAGAACTGCGGGAAAAAGGCCATCTCGGGTACGGCGCTGAAGACTTGATCGGCAAAAGCGGTATAGAATTATACTATGAAGAGGTCCTCCGGGGCGAGAAGGGCTACCGCCGAATCGAGGTAGACGCTTTGGGTAAAATTGTTCGCATGCTCGATGTTCAACCCCCCCGCTTCAATAACTCGTTGGTTTTGACCGTTGACTATGAATTCCAAAAATTTGGCCACGAACTCCTGCAAGGGAAAAGAGGGGTAATCGTAGCCGGGAAACCGCAAACCGGCGAGATACTGGTTATGGCCACTTATCCGGCATTTAGCCCGAACCGATTGGTGCAAGGACTCACCCATGAAGAGTGGACCCGCCTGATTGAAGATCCCCGCCAGCTTTTTCACAACCAATCTCTACAGTCTCTCCATCCTCCCGGATCTATCTTCAAGCCTCTGCTGGCTCTGGGAGCCCTTGAAGAGAACCTGGTCGACGGGAATCAGCGAATTTTTTGCCCGGGGTATTTCGACTACAATGAGTTTCGATACCATTGTTGGCGGCGTTCCGGACATGGTGCACTCAATCTGGTAGAAGCAATCGCCGTTTCTTGTAATATCTTCTTTTTCCATCTGGGCTTAAAAATCGGTCCAGTGGGGATCAACCGATGGGCGGCAAACTTTCTCTTAAACAGTGGATCGGGAATTGATCTGCCTGGCGAGAAAATTTCCCTTTTTCCCGATGCCCGCTGGAAACGACAACGTTTTGCCGAAAGATGGTTTCCGGGGGATACATTGAATTATTCCATTGGACAGGGGTACCTTTTGATGACGCCTTTTTCCATGTACCGCCTGATCGCCGGCATCGCGACCCGAGGGACGCTTTATCAACCCCATCTCTTGAAACAAATTATTACTAACGATGGGACGCTCGAGCGCGTGAATACACCAAAAGTCGTAAAAAAACTCACCCTCAAGGATTCCACCTGGCACTTGGTTCAAGAAGGAATGAGGCAGGCAGTCCGGAATGGGACCGCCCAGATGTTAGGGGATCTGCCCGTAGCCATAGCGGGGAAAACCGGAACGGCTCAGAATCCGCACGGAGAGGATCATTCCTGGTTTGGCGGATTTTTCCCGGCCGATAACCCAGAGATTGTCTTGTTGGTATTCATTGAACACGGCGGGGACGGGAGCGGAATTGCAACGCGAATCACCAGATCAATGATCGAATGGTATCTGACCCACCGGGGAGGCAGATTATGA